From a region of the Fischerella sp. JS2 genome:
- a CDS encoding ribonuclease HII translates to MAKLKPDKASVDLPTLQQQASWLEFSAFSDICGPVAGVDEVGRGCLFGPVVAAAVILPNDALPALIAAKIKDSKKLSSSRRSQLAQHIHSAAIDCKIGFASVVEIDQINILQATLLAMKRAVLKLKVQPTLCLIDGKQSIKDLPLLQQNIVKGDERSLAIAAASIIAKVWRDDLIVRLASKYPMYDLEQNKGYGSPKHLLALQEHGLSPLHRKSFRPCRI, encoded by the coding sequence ATGGCCAAGCTCAAGCCAGATAAAGCTTCTGTTGATTTGCCAACACTTCAGCAGCAAGCTAGTTGGCTAGAATTCTCCGCGTTTTCAGACATCTGTGGGCCAGTTGCAGGTGTGGATGAAGTAGGGCGGGGCTGTTTGTTTGGGCCTGTAGTTGCAGCAGCAGTGATATTACCAAATGATGCTCTGCCTGCACTGATAGCAGCAAAAATTAAGGATAGTAAAAAGCTGTCTAGCTCTCGCAGAAGTCAGCTAGCTCAACATATCCACTCTGCTGCTATTGACTGTAAAATAGGCTTTGCTTCAGTTGTTGAAATTGACCAAATAAATATTTTGCAAGCTACACTTTTAGCGATGAAGCGAGCAGTGCTGAAGCTAAAGGTGCAGCCTACACTCTGCTTAATTGATGGTAAGCAATCAATTAAAGATTTGCCACTCCTGCAACAAAATATTGTCAAGGGAGACGAGCGATCGCTGGCTATTGCTGCTGCTAGTATAATTGCTAAGGTGTGGCGAGACGACTTAATCGTGCGACTTGCCTCTAAATATCCTATGTACGATTTAGAGCAAAATAAGGGTTATGGAAGTCCAAAACATTTACTAGCACTGCAAGAACATGGGCTTTCACCTTTACATCGCAAGTCTTTTCGTCCTTGCCGAATTTAA
- a CDS encoding DUF1997 domain-containing protein: MSTKFTASQSVEIAVPQQPIPIQHYLRQPQRLVYALVDTNRIQPLADDIFRLKMRPLAFMSLSIQPTVDMKVWAESNGKIHLRSQGCEILGIEYINQRFNLNLKGYLSPYQFNTGTHLRGRADLEVEVELPPPFSFTPKTILETTGNGLLKSVLLTIKQRLLHQLIADYRRWVMLQIQPGKLISDEQSPELPILNIE; encoded by the coding sequence ATGTCTACCAAATTTACCGCTTCCCAATCGGTAGAAATTGCTGTTCCACAACAGCCTATTCCCATTCAGCACTACTTGCGTCAGCCTCAACGTCTGGTCTATGCATTAGTAGACACGAATCGAATTCAGCCCTTAGCTGATGATATTTTTCGTTTAAAAATGCGTCCCCTTGCTTTTATGTCACTCAGTATTCAGCCTACTGTAGATATGAAAGTTTGGGCAGAATCTAATGGTAAAATTCATTTGCGATCGCAAGGTTGTGAAATCCTTGGCATTGAGTATATTAACCAGCGCTTCAATCTCAATTTAAAAGGGTATTTATCACCATATCAATTCAACACTGGCACTCATTTACGAGGTAGAGCGGATTTAGAAGTAGAGGTAGAGTTACCACCACCATTTTCCTTTACTCCCAAAACAATTTTAGAAACCACTGGCAATGGTTTATTGAAAAGTGTACTCTTAACGATCAAGCAAAGACTGTTACATCAATTAATAGCTGATTATCGTCGCTGGGTAATGCTACAAATCCAACCAGGAAAGCTAATTAGCGATGAGCAAAGTCCAGAGTTACCCATTTTAAATATTGAGTAA
- the pheA gene encoding prephenate dehydratase, which produces MTLSIAHLGPPGTYAEQAALLYVSWLSKNQGLKAILCPYPSIAQTLRAVAQSQVHLAVVPVENSIEGSVTMTMDTLWQLDNLQIQLALVIPIVHTLISCAHSLESIKTVYSHPQALAQCQKWLEEFLPSVQVIPTNSTTEALQTLKQDLTAAAISSERAAQLYNLPVLVNGINDYPENCTRFWVVSQSDMPNSDQKSSLKISHTSLAFSVGANVPGALVKPLQVFAQLGINLSRIESRPTKRSLGEYLFFIDAEADTSQLQMQSALQELTQYTEILKIFGSYGVLPVG; this is translated from the coding sequence ATGACTTTATCGATCGCACATTTAGGCCCCCCTGGCACTTACGCAGAGCAAGCAGCACTTCTGTATGTCAGCTGGTTGAGCAAAAATCAAGGACTTAAGGCTATCTTATGTCCTTATCCTAGTATTGCCCAAACACTGCGAGCTGTCGCCCAATCTCAGGTACACCTGGCTGTTGTACCTGTAGAAAATTCGATTGAAGGCAGTGTGACTATGACTATGGACACCCTATGGCAACTGGACAATTTACAAATTCAGTTGGCTTTGGTGATACCAATTGTTCACACTTTGATTTCCTGCGCTCATAGCCTAGAAAGCATTAAAACAGTTTACTCTCACCCGCAAGCTTTAGCACAATGCCAAAAATGGTTGGAGGAATTTCTCCCAAGTGTACAGGTAATTCCTACTAATTCTACAACCGAAGCATTGCAAACACTCAAGCAAGATTTGACAGCAGCAGCTATCTCCTCTGAACGAGCAGCACAACTTTACAATTTACCCGTATTAGTCAACGGCATTAATGATTACCCAGAAAACTGTACTCGCTTTTGGGTAGTAAGTCAGAGTGATATGCCTAATAGCGATCAAAAATCTTCTCTCAAAATTAGCCACACTTCGCTAGCTTTTAGCGTTGGCGCTAATGTACCGGGGGCCTTAGTTAAGCCACTACAAGTATTTGCTCAATTAGGTATTAATCTCAGTCGAATTGAGTCTCGCCCTACAAAGCGATCGCTAGGGGAATATTTATTTTTTATCGATGCAGAAGCAGACACATCTCAACTACAAATGCAATCTGCCTTACAAGAATTAACTCAATACACAGAAATACTAAAAATTTTTGGCAGTTATGGTGTTTTGCCTGTGGGTTAG
- a CDS encoding LON peptidase substrate-binding domain-containing protein, giving the protein MTSSSKIAVRELPLFPLSEVVLFPTKQLPLHIFEFRYRIMMNTILESDRRFGVLMVDPVKGMIANVGCCAEIIHCQRLQDDRMKMITLGQQRFRVLEYVREKPYPVGLVEWIEDYPPTKDLRPLANELSQLLRDVVRLSAKLTEQQIELPEDLPDLPLELSYWVASNLLGVPLEQQTLLEMQDTVARLERETEILTSTRNHLAARTVLKDTFNQKL; this is encoded by the coding sequence ATGACATCCTCTTCTAAAATTGCCGTTCGTGAGCTACCTCTGTTCCCTTTGTCAGAAGTAGTTTTGTTCCCCACAAAGCAGTTACCCCTGCACATCTTTGAATTTCGCTACAGAATTATGATGAACACTATTCTGGAAAGCGATCGCAGGTTTGGTGTACTCATGGTTGATCCGGTCAAAGGCATGATCGCAAATGTCGGTTGTTGTGCTGAAATTATTCATTGTCAGCGACTACAAGATGACCGGATGAAAATGATCACTTTGGGGCAACAAAGGTTTCGTGTTTTAGAGTATGTGCGTGAGAAGCCTTACCCTGTTGGTTTAGTCGAATGGATTGAAGATTACCCACCTACAAAAGATTTGCGCCCTTTGGCTAACGAACTGAGTCAGTTGTTACGAGATGTTGTGCGTCTGTCAGCTAAATTAACCGAACAACAGATCGAACTACCAGAAGATTTACCTGATTTACCTCTAGAATTATCTTATTGGGTAGCAAGTAATCTTTTGGGTGTACCTCTAGAGCAGCAAACGTTGCTAGAAATGCAAGACACTGTTGCTCGTTTAGAACGGGAAACAGAAATTTTGACTTCTACTCGTAATCACTTAGCAGCTCGTACTGTTCTCAAAGACACTTTTAATCAGAAGTTGTGA
- the rpsJ gene encoding 30S ribosomal protein S10 has product MATLQQQKIRIRLQAFDRRLLDTSCEKIVDTANRTNATAIGPIPLPTKRRIYCVLRSPHVDKDSREHFETRTHRRIIDIYQPSSKTIDALMKLDLPSGVDIEVKL; this is encoded by the coding sequence ATGGCTACTTTGCAGCAGCAAAAGATTAGAATTCGCTTACAAGCATTTGACCGTCGCTTACTAGATACATCTTGCGAGAAGATTGTAGATACAGCAAATCGTACCAATGCTACAGCGATTGGCCCTATTCCCTTACCTACAAAACGCCGGATCTACTGTGTGCTGCGATCGCCACACGTGGATAAAGACTCACGAGAACACTTTGAAACCCGCACCCATCGCCGCATTATTGATATTTATCAGCCTTCTTCTAAAACTATTGATGCTTTGATGAAACTGGATTTGCCTTCAGGTGTGGATATTGAAGTAAAACTCTAA
- the tuf gene encoding elongation factor Tu, with product MARAKFERTKPHVNIGTIGHVDHGKTTLTAAITMTLAAIGKATGKGYDQIDNAPEEKARGITINTAHVEYETENRHYAHVDCPGHADYVKNMITGAAQMDGAILVVSAADGPMPQTREHILLARQVGVPNLVVFLNKEDMVDDEELLELVELEVRELLSSYDFPGDDIPVIKGSGLQALEKMTANPKTQKGEDKWVDKIYELMDAVDAYIPTPERDVDKPFLMAVEDVFSITGRGTVATGRIERGKVKIGDNVELVGIKPTRATTVTGIEMFKKSLEEGMAGDNAGILLRGVQKTDIERGMVIAKPGSITPHTEFEGEVYVLTEKEGGRKTPFFEGYRPQFYVRTTDVTGTIKTFTSDDGSAAEMVMPGDRIKMTVELINPIAIEQGMRFAIREGGRTIGAGVVSKIVK from the coding sequence ATGGCACGCGCAAAGTTTGAAAGGACTAAACCCCACGTTAATATCGGCACTATTGGCCACGTTGACCACGGTAAAACCACATTAACAGCAGCTATTACCATGACTTTGGCTGCGATCGGTAAAGCCACTGGTAAAGGTTACGATCAAATCGATAACGCACCAGAAGAAAAAGCGCGGGGTATTACCATTAATACCGCTCACGTTGAGTATGAGACAGAAAATCGTCACTATGCTCACGTGGACTGTCCTGGACACGCTGACTATGTGAAGAACATGATCACTGGTGCAGCGCAAATGGATGGTGCAATTCTCGTGGTTTCTGCGGCAGATGGCCCAATGCCTCAAACCCGTGAACACATTCTACTAGCACGTCAGGTAGGTGTACCCAACCTAGTTGTCTTCTTAAACAAAGAAGATATGGTGGATGACGAAGAATTGTTGGAACTGGTAGAGTTAGAAGTTCGTGAACTACTTTCCAGCTATGATTTTCCTGGTGACGACATCCCAGTAATTAAAGGTTCTGGTCTACAAGCCCTGGAAAAAATGACAGCTAACCCCAAAACACAGAAGGGTGAAGACAAGTGGGTAGATAAAATCTACGAACTGATGGATGCTGTAGATGCTTATATTCCCACACCAGAGCGTGATGTTGACAAGCCCTTCTTGATGGCTGTAGAAGACGTGTTCTCAATTACAGGTCGTGGTACAGTAGCAACCGGACGTATTGAACGGGGTAAAGTTAAAATCGGCGATAACGTGGAACTGGTTGGTATTAAACCAACTCGTGCTACCACCGTCACTGGTATCGAGATGTTCAAGAAGAGTCTCGAAGAAGGTATGGCTGGGGATAACGCTGGTATACTGTTGCGCGGTGTCCAAAAAACTGATATTGAACGGGGCATGGTAATTGCTAAGCCTGGTTCTATCACTCCTCATACTGAATTTGAAGGGGAAGTGTACGTTCTCACTGAGAAAGAAGGTGGTCGTAAAACTCCTTTCTTTGAAGGTTATCGTCCCCAGTTCTATGTACGGACAACCGACGTAACTGGCACTATCAAGACCTTTACCTCCGATGACGGCAGTGCCGCAGAAATGGTTATGCCCGGAGACCGGATCAAGATGACAGTGGAACTGATCAACCCGATCGCTATCGAACAAGGAATGCGCTTCGCTATCCGTGAAGGTGGTCGTACCATCGGTGCTGGCGTTGTTTCCAAGATTGTCAAATAG
- the fusA gene encoding elongation factor G has product MARTNPLEKVRNIGIAAHIDAGKTTTTERILFYSGIIHKIGEVHEGTAVTDWMDQERERGITITAAAISSSWRDHQINIIDTPGHVDFTIEVERSMRVLDGVITVLCSVGGVQPQTETVWRQADRYKVPRIVFVNKMDRTGANFYKVYEQVRDRLRTNAIPIQLPIGSESDFLGLVDLVKMRAYIYSNDQGTDIKEEDIPADMQELVEEYRTKLIEAVAETDDDLMTKYFEGEELTEEEIRTALRKGTIAGTIVPMLCGSAFKNKGVQLLLDAVVDYLPAPPDVPAIQGTLPNGETVERHADDNEPLSALAFKIMADPYGRLTFVRVYSGVLKKGSYVLNATKNKKERISRLVVLKADDRIDVDELRAGDLGAALGLKETLTGDTLTDESSPVILESLFIPEPVISVAVEPKTKNDMDKLSKALQSLSEEDPTFRVNVDPETNQTVIAGMGELHLEILVDRMLREFKVEANVGAPQVAYRETIRKHVSRIEGKFIRQSGGKGQYGHVVIDLEPGEPGSGFEFVSKIVGGAVPKEYISPVEAGMKETCESGILAGYPLIDVKATLVDGSYHEVDSSEMAFKIAGSMAMKEAVMKASPVLLEPMMKVEVEVPENFLGDVMGDLNSRRGQIEGMGSEQGIAKVTAKVPLAEMFGYATDIRSKTQGRGIFSMEFSHYDEVPRNVAEAIIAKSKGNA; this is encoded by the coding sequence GTGGCACGTACGAACCCGCTAGAGAAAGTACGCAATATCGGTATTGCGGCGCATATAGATGCGGGCAAGACAACAACAACAGAGAGAATTTTATTTTACTCTGGCATAATTCATAAAATTGGTGAAGTCCATGAGGGAACCGCTGTCACTGACTGGATGGATCAGGAGCGAGAGCGGGGAATTACTATTACAGCTGCTGCCATTAGTAGCAGTTGGAGAGATCATCAAATTAACATTATCGACACTCCAGGACACGTAGACTTCACAATTGAAGTGGAACGTTCCATGCGTGTTTTGGATGGTGTAATTACAGTTTTATGTTCTGTAGGTGGTGTGCAACCGCAAACAGAAACAGTATGGCGGCAAGCGGATCGCTACAAGGTTCCGCGTATCGTCTTTGTTAATAAGATGGATCGCACGGGCGCGAACTTCTACAAAGTTTACGAACAGGTGCGCGATCGCTTGCGGACTAACGCTATTCCTATTCAACTGCCTATCGGTAGCGAAAGTGATTTCCTGGGTTTAGTTGATCTAGTGAAGATGCGGGCGTATATCTACAGCAATGACCAAGGAACAGACATCAAGGAAGAGGACATTCCCGCAGACATGCAGGAATTGGTCGAAGAGTACCGTACCAAGCTAATTGAAGCGGTAGCTGAAACCGATGACGACTTGATGACCAAGTACTTTGAAGGTGAGGAACTCACTGAGGAAGAAATTCGTACTGCTCTGCGTAAAGGCACGATTGCTGGTACGATTGTACCCATGCTTTGTGGTTCTGCCTTCAAAAACAAAGGTGTACAGTTACTGCTGGATGCAGTAGTAGATTACTTACCTGCCCCCCCTGACGTACCCGCAATTCAAGGTACACTGCCCAATGGCGAAACAGTGGAACGTCATGCTGATGACAACGAACCCCTGTCAGCGCTCGCGTTCAAGATTATGGCTGACCCTTACGGCCGTCTGACTTTCGTTCGTGTTTATTCTGGCGTTTTGAAAAAGGGTAGCTACGTCCTTAACGCCACGAAGAACAAGAAAGAAAGAATTTCTCGTTTGGTGGTTTTGAAGGCAGATGACCGGATTGACGTAGATGAACTCAGAGCAGGGGATTTGGGAGCCGCACTAGGTCTAAAAGAGACTTTAACAGGTGACACCCTCACTGATGAAAGTTCACCAGTAATTCTGGAATCTCTATTCATTCCAGAGCCTGTAATCTCGGTAGCGGTAGAGCCCAAAACCAAAAACGACATGGACAAATTGTCCAAAGCTTTACAATCTCTCTCCGAAGAAGATCCGACTTTCCGCGTCAACGTCGATCCGGAAACCAACCAAACCGTGATTGCTGGAATGGGAGAGTTGCACCTAGAAATTCTGGTAGACCGGATGTTGCGGGAATTCAAGGTAGAAGCTAATGTTGGTGCGCCACAAGTAGCTTACCGTGAAACTATTCGCAAACACGTCAGCAGAATTGAAGGAAAATTCATCCGTCAAAGCGGTGGTAAAGGTCAGTATGGTCATGTTGTAATTGACCTAGAACCCGGAGAACCAGGAAGCGGCTTTGAATTCGTCTCCAAGATTGTTGGTGGTGCTGTACCGAAAGAGTACATCTCGCCAGTAGAAGCAGGTATGAAAGAAACCTGTGAATCAGGTATCCTAGCTGGATATCCACTAATTGACGTCAAAGCGACGCTGGTTGATGGGTCTTACCACGAAGTGGACTCCTCGGAAATGGCCTTCAAAATCGCTGGCTCAATGGCAATGAAAGAAGCTGTAATGAAAGCTTCACCCGTCCTTTTAGAGCCTATGATGAAAGTTGAGGTTGAAGTTCCCGAAAACTTCCTTGGGGATGTGATGGGCGACCTCAATTCCCGTCGTGGACAAATTGAGGGGATGGGTTCCGAGCAGGGTATCGCCAAAGTGACTGCTAAAGTCCCATTGGCAGAAATGTTTGGCTACGCCACTGACATCCGGTCGAAGACCCAAGGCCGAGGCATATTCTCGATGGAATTTAGCCACTACGATGAAGTGCCTCGCAACGTGGCTGAGGCAATCATAGCTAAAAGCAAAGGGAACGCTTAA
- the rpsG gene encoding 30S ribosomal protein S7, translating into MSRRGVTQKRPVPPDSVYNSRLVSMMIRRVMRSGKKSLAARIVYDAMKNIGERTGSDPLETFERAVRNATPLVEVKARRVGGATYQVPMEVRAERGTSLALRWLVQFSRSRPGRTMAGRLAQELMDAANETGSSIRKREETHRMAEANKAFAHYRY; encoded by the coding sequence ATGTCTCGTCGTGGTGTTACTCAAAAGCGCCCAGTTCCACCTGACTCTGTTTATAACAGTCGCTTAGTGAGCATGATGATCCGTCGCGTAATGCGTAGTGGCAAAAAATCACTTGCCGCGCGGATTGTTTATGATGCGATGAAAAATATTGGGGAAAGAACCGGAAGTGATCCATTGGAAACGTTTGAAAGAGCTGTGCGGAATGCAACGCCATTGGTAGAAGTAAAAGCTCGACGAGTAGGCGGTGCGACCTATCAAGTCCCAATGGAAGTACGTGCAGAACGCGGCACAAGTTTGGCATTGCGTTGGCTAGTACAGTTTTCTAGATCTAGACCCGGTCGGACAATGGCTGGCAGACTCGCTCAAGAATTGATGGATGCTGCCAACGAAACTGGTAGTTCAATTCGTAAGCGTGAAGAAACGCATCGGATGGCAGAAGCAAATAAAGCCTTTGCACATTATCGCTACTAA
- the rpsL gene encoding 30S ribosomal protein S12: MPTIQQLIRNEREKARQKTKSPALKQCPQRRGVCTRVYTTTPKKPNSALRKVARVRLTSGFEVTAYIPGIGHNLQEHSVVMIRGGRVKDLPGVRYHIIRGTLDTAGVKDRKQGRSKYGTKRPKQ, translated from the coding sequence ATGCCCACAATACAGCAGCTAATACGTAACGAACGCGAAAAAGCGCGTCAAAAAACCAAGTCCCCAGCTCTGAAACAATGCCCACAACGTCGGGGCGTTTGTACCAGGGTATACACGACCACACCGAAAAAACCGAACTCGGCTCTGCGTAAAGTCGCAAGGGTAAGACTGACATCTGGATTTGAAGTCACAGCCTACATTCCAGGAATAGGTCATAACTTGCAAGAACACTCTGTTGTGATGATTCGTGGCGGTCGGGTTAAGGACTTACCAGGCGTGAGATACCACATTATTCGTGGCACATTAGATACAGCCGGAGTCAAAGACCGCAAGCAAGGTCGTTCCAAGTATGGAACTAAACGTCCAAAACAATAG
- a CDS encoding iron-sulfur cluster assembly accessory protein: MIHLSPAAVSEIKRLKSKQQQPNPLFRLTVKLGGCSGWYYDMCFDEIASSGDRTFECEGIQVVIDAESFNYVNGLTIDYSEDLMGGAFRFYNPQANASCGCGNSFAIG; encoded by the coding sequence ATGATTCATCTGAGTCCAGCAGCCGTAAGTGAGATTAAAAGATTAAAATCTAAGCAGCAGCAACCAAATCCGTTGTTTCGGTTGACAGTTAAACTCGGTGGTTGTTCTGGTTGGTATTATGATATGTGTTTTGATGAAATTGCTTCATCAGGCGATCGCACCTTTGAATGTGAGGGCATTCAAGTAGTCATAGATGCTGAAAGCTTTAATTACGTTAATGGCTTAACCATTGATTATTCTGAAGATCTCATGGGTGGTGCTTTTCGCTTCTATAATCCTCAAGCAAATGCTAGTTGTGGCTGTGGTAATTCATTTGCTATTGGTTAG
- a CDS encoding phosphomannose isomerase type II C-terminal cupin domain, giving the protein MAQYQETTQTNALPLPSAITARGVAATELRPWGSFTVLEEGRGYKIKRIEVKPGHRLSLQMHHHRSEHWIVVSGTAKVVCGEQEVLLGNNQSTYVPQCTAHRLENPGVIPLVLIEVQNGEYLGEDDIIRFQDDYARTED; this is encoded by the coding sequence ATGGCTCAATACCAAGAAACAACACAAACTAATGCGCTGCCTTTGCCTTCAGCTATTACTGCCAGGGGTGTTGCAGCAACAGAACTGCGTCCTTGGGGTTCTTTTACGGTTTTGGAAGAAGGGCGCGGCTATAAAATTAAGCGTATCGAAGTTAAACCTGGACATCGGCTAAGCTTACAAATGCACCATCACCGCAGCGAACATTGGATAGTTGTTTCTGGCACAGCGAAGGTTGTTTGTGGTGAACAAGAAGTGTTGCTGGGCAATAATCAGTCTACATATGTACCCCAATGCACAGCCCATCGTTTGGAGAATCCTGGTGTAATTCCTTTAGTTTTAATTGAAGTACAAAACGGAGAATACTTAGGCGAAGATGATATTATCCGTTTCCAAGACGATTATGCTCGTACTGAAGATTAA
- a CDS encoding phosphodiester glycosidase family protein, which produces MVKTSKFCQRNRSYVVVGNISRLVKFLASPMVLSVLCLTALGDSAIAYSDVPQKLITSEKQTKTKITQSPNLTQPKPTLIPKPPAPPLQGVIYYGNQISLNGRILPGAWLQRRLKAGQLTTYISDAAIKQFIGVDLLNSNIPTKQPIQWYSSATKPPILVSTFAGGYRYLDMTNFAKTSGWQMQVQGNTLVISIPNAKITDITQTKESLIERITVNLDRPTPWQVNQEPLVKQNQPLSDDPSNPVPKPAAPTTRDWTITLNGIADPVLIQRYTPPPSPVENIPTPAPFPENILKQMDQGQQNPPPSLEVPPPPPPPLIKQVQVVNNQTIIRLQVPVGLAPLVSTVPNPNRLHIDVRSDTLLPRAITWASGLNWRQQYVNLGQERFPVVWLEINPRTVGLKIKPILTNSNTLEGTAPLLQTAQQQLAVAAINGGYFNRNNRLPLGAIRRDGQWLSSPILNRGAIAWNDSGQFYMGRLALLENLITPNNQKLPILTLNSGYVQSGIARYTPAWGANYSPLTDNEIILTVQKNQIINQLPAGKVDQSTFPIPVDGYLLTLRGNGTNMASLLPVGSSVRIESSTTPAEFSNYPHILGAGPLLVQNRQIVLNAKGEQFSNAFIVQKAIRSAICKTTTGNLMIAAVHSRVGGAGPTLAEHAQLMQQMGCVDALNLDGGSSTSLYLGGQLLDRFPNTAARVHNGIGIFLQPR; this is translated from the coding sequence ATGGTAAAAACATCGAAATTTTGCCAACGCAACCGCAGTTATGTTGTAGTTGGTAACATTAGCAGACTTGTGAAGTTTTTGGCATCACCAATGGTTTTATCTGTACTGTGCTTAACAGCACTTGGAGATAGTGCGATCGCCTATAGTGATGTTCCTCAAAAGTTAATCACTTCGGAAAAACAGACCAAGACAAAAATTACCCAATCCCCAAATTTAACTCAACCAAAACCAACACTGATTCCCAAACCACCTGCACCTCCTTTGCAAGGGGTAATATACTATGGTAATCAAATTTCTCTCAATGGTCGAATCTTGCCAGGGGCATGGTTACAACGACGTTTAAAAGCTGGGCAATTAACAACTTACATCAGCGATGCCGCAATTAAACAATTCATTGGCGTAGATTTATTAAACAGCAATATTCCTACTAAACAACCAATCCAGTGGTATTCATCTGCGACTAAACCACCGATTTTAGTTAGCACATTCGCCGGAGGCTATCGCTACTTGGATATGACAAATTTTGCTAAAACATCTGGATGGCAGATGCAAGTGCAGGGAAATACCTTAGTCATATCCATACCCAACGCCAAAATCACAGATATTACTCAGACCAAAGAATCTTTAATAGAACGCATCACCGTCAATTTAGATCGTCCTACTCCTTGGCAAGTTAACCAAGAACCACTAGTTAAACAAAATCAACCTTTAAGCGACGACCCAAGTAACCCAGTTCCCAAACCAGCTGCTCCAACTACAAGAGATTGGACAATAACCTTAAATGGCATTGCCGATCCAGTTTTAATCCAGCGTTACACCCCTCCTCCATCTCCAGTGGAAAATATTCCTACTCCTGCGCCATTTCCAGAAAACATATTAAAGCAGATGGATCAAGGGCAACAAAATCCTCCTCCATCTTTAGAAGTTCCCCCTCCACCTCCCCCGCCATTAATCAAGCAAGTACAGGTAGTTAATAATCAAACAATTATTCGTCTACAAGTTCCCGTTGGGTTAGCCCCCTTAGTTAGCACTGTACCCAATCCTAACCGCCTACACATTGATGTTCGATCTGATACACTACTACCACGAGCAATTACTTGGGCTTCAGGATTAAACTGGCGTCAGCAGTATGTGAATCTAGGTCAAGAACGCTTTCCAGTCGTGTGGTTGGAAATTAATCCACGTACCGTCGGCTTAAAAATCAAACCGATTTTAACCAACTCCAATACTTTAGAAGGAACTGCTCCCCTATTGCAGACCGCACAACAGCAATTAGCAGTCGCAGCCATTAATGGTGGTTATTTTAACCGCAATAATCGCCTACCTTTGGGGGCAATTCGTCGGGATGGTCAATGGTTATCAAGTCCAATTTTGAACCGAGGTGCGATCGCTTGGAATGATTCTGGACAATTTTACATGGGTCGTCTGGCTCTTTTGGAAAATTTAATCACTCCTAACAACCAAAAATTGCCGATTTTAACTCTCAATAGTGGTTATGTCCAAAGTGGCATAGCTCGTTATACTCCTGCATGGGGAGCGAACTATTCTCCCTTAACTGACAACGAAATTATCCTGACAGTCCAGAAAAATCAAATAATCAATCAGTTACCAGCAGGCAAAGTAGATCAAAGTACTTTTCCGATTCCTGTGGACGGATATTTGCTCACCTTACGCGGTAATGGTACAAATATGGCTTCGCTGTTACCTGTTGGTTCTTCAGTTCGCATCGAAAGTTCCACCACTCCTGCTGAATTTAGCAATTACCCACATATTTTAGGAGCAGGGCCTCTGCTAGTACAAAATCGTCAAATTGTCCTTAATGCCAAAGGCGAACAATTCAGTAATGCTTTTATTGTCCAAAAAGCAATCCGTAGTGCTATTTGTAAAACTACAACAGGCAACCTCATGATCGCTGCTGTTCACAGTCGTGTTGGTGGTGCTGGCCCTACCTTGGCAGAACACGCTCAACTAATGCAGCAGATGGGATGTGTAGATGCGTTAAATCTAGACGGCGGTAGTTCTACCAGTCTTTACTTAGGAGGTCAACTTCTAGATCGTTTCCCCAATACCGCAGCTCGTGTTCATAATGGCATAGGAATTTTCTTGCAACCACGTTGA